A single region of the Corallococcus caeni genome encodes:
- a CDS encoding methyl-accepting chemotaxis protein, which translates to MSTDNGNSVRKLEDARALAERASLQVAEGGGLVKSTEQLATRLASAGNEQAAAGEQVRIAIESVAAQVEQTSTAVQALVRSQVSVGDAARGVQQEAETTAAAMQEVTASVSSVRKDAGMLASTADVTASTLEEVARSVKGVSANAEDLAASSEQLLASMQEMTATVEDLVSRNQTSAATTEEVAATIEEMSKGITRLSSDAQGVGERMGQVSGAVVSLGKTLQDVVRDATTMSASVEDAAAATEQVARSVRGVAEHTRTLEASAVTTASTVQEVAASVEEVAATSEKNAAVVDANAATIEELSRSAQAVARAAESINGLASTSATASSQLESSTRRASQLTEEARQAAERVGTSAREGGVTVARSIAGFGRIRQSIVESSGVMKEMGRRAEEIGDIVQTINLIADRTNLLSLNASIEAARAGEHGRGFAVVAEEIRALADRAAAASSDVAKIVRGLQTTAREAAVANTEGVRAADEGAALAGDAERALGTILKGVEDLGLNVREASRASVEQVQAVQALVQATAKVSEQGRVIAASSVEQAQAAQALAQGGAEMRRMARQTTQATQEQAKALREAVRSNNQLSEVAEKVSRAMQEQAQAATDLARGTTQMRQLVQGVSAAVMAQGQQVGVLGATAQEVAASTQRTLTGISEQAKAAQEVTRAMEATRKEVAQSTRAMSEQARALKQGELASRQVANLAKEVTRATEEQAQALTALVRGAEEVRRVAKTTARALEEQTDALSLLTTSAAKQATGVAAVAKAAQEQASVSEQLGRSVEDMRGRAREIAVTTAEQARATAATAQEVREVAGRLGQLARLNGEQVEGLSHLSGLLGNTEPAAPRSTREQGT; encoded by the coding sequence ATGTCGACGGACAACGGTAACAGCGTGCGCAAGCTGGAGGACGCTCGCGCGCTGGCGGAGCGCGCCTCGCTCCAGGTGGCGGAAGGGGGAGGGCTGGTGAAGTCCACCGAGCAGCTGGCGACGCGGCTGGCCTCGGCCGGCAACGAGCAGGCGGCGGCGGGCGAGCAGGTGAGAATCGCCATCGAGTCCGTGGCCGCGCAGGTGGAGCAGACGAGCACCGCGGTGCAGGCGCTGGTGCGCAGCCAGGTGTCCGTGGGCGACGCGGCCAGGGGCGTGCAGCAGGAGGCGGAGACCACCGCGGCCGCGATGCAGGAGGTGACGGCGTCGGTGTCCAGCGTGCGCAAGGACGCGGGCATGCTCGCCTCCACCGCGGACGTGACGGCCTCCACCCTGGAGGAGGTGGCGCGCTCGGTGAAGGGCGTGAGCGCCAACGCGGAGGACCTGGCCGCCTCCAGCGAGCAGCTGCTGGCGAGCATGCAGGAGATGACCGCCACGGTGGAGGACCTGGTGTCGCGCAACCAGACCAGCGCCGCCACCACGGAAGAGGTCGCCGCCACCATCGAGGAGATGTCCAAGGGCATCACCCGCCTGTCCTCGGACGCGCAGGGCGTGGGCGAGCGCATGGGCCAGGTGTCCGGCGCCGTCGTGTCCCTGGGCAAGACGCTCCAGGACGTGGTGCGGGACGCGACCACCATGTCCGCCAGCGTGGAGGACGCGGCCGCCGCCACGGAGCAGGTGGCGCGCAGCGTGCGCGGCGTCGCCGAGCACACGCGCACCCTGGAGGCGAGCGCGGTCACCACCGCGTCCACCGTGCAGGAGGTGGCCGCCAGCGTGGAGGAGGTGGCCGCCACCTCGGAGAAGAACGCCGCCGTGGTGGACGCCAACGCGGCCACCATCGAAGAGCTGTCGCGCTCCGCCCAGGCGGTGGCCCGCGCGGCGGAGAGCATCAACGGCCTGGCGTCCACCAGCGCCACCGCGTCCTCGCAGCTGGAGTCCTCCACGCGCCGCGCGTCGCAGCTGACGGAGGAGGCGCGGCAGGCCGCGGAGCGCGTGGGCACCAGCGCGCGCGAGGGCGGCGTCACCGTGGCGCGCTCCATCGCGGGCTTCGGCCGCATCCGCCAGTCCATCGTGGAGTCGTCCGGGGTGATGAAGGAGATGGGCCGGCGCGCCGAGGAGATTGGCGACATCGTGCAGACCATCAACCTCATCGCGGACCGCACGAATCTCCTGTCGCTCAACGCCAGCATCGAGGCGGCGCGCGCCGGGGAGCACGGCCGCGGCTTCGCGGTGGTGGCGGAGGAAATCAGGGCGCTGGCGGACCGCGCGGCGGCGGCCAGCAGCGACGTGGCCAAGATCGTCCGGGGCCTCCAGACGACGGCGCGCGAGGCGGCCGTGGCCAACACCGAGGGCGTGCGCGCGGCGGACGAGGGCGCGGCGCTCGCGGGCGACGCGGAGCGCGCGCTGGGCACCATCCTCAAGGGCGTGGAGGACCTGGGGCTGAACGTGCGCGAGGCGTCGCGCGCGTCGGTGGAGCAGGTGCAGGCGGTGCAGGCGCTGGTGCAGGCCACGGCGAAGGTGAGCGAGCAGGGCCGGGTCATCGCCGCGTCGTCGGTGGAGCAGGCGCAGGCGGCGCAGGCGCTGGCCCAGGGGGGCGCGGAGATGCGGCGCATGGCGCGGCAGACCACCCAGGCCACCCAGGAGCAGGCCAAGGCGCTGCGCGAGGCCGTGCGCTCCAACAACCAGCTGTCGGAGGTGGCGGAGAAGGTGTCGCGCGCGATGCAGGAGCAGGCACAGGCCGCCACGGACCTGGCCCGGGGCACCACGCAGATGCGCCAGCTGGTGCAGGGCGTGAGCGCCGCGGTGATGGCGCAGGGCCAGCAGGTGGGCGTGCTGGGGGCGACGGCGCAGGAGGTGGCGGCCTCCACGCAGCGCACGCTCACCGGCATCTCCGAACAGGCCAAGGCCGCGCAGGAGGTGACGCGCGCCATGGAGGCCACGCGCAAGGAGGTGGCCCAGTCCACGCGCGCCATGTCGGAGCAGGCGCGCGCGCTCAAGCAGGGCGAGCTGGCCAGCCGCCAGGTGGCCAACCTGGCCAAGGAGGTGACGCGCGCCACGGAGGAGCAGGCCCAGGCGCTCACCGCCCTGGTGCGCGGCGCGGAGGAGGTGCGCCGGGTGGCGAAGACCACCGCGCGCGCGCTGGAGGAGCAGACGGACGCCCTGTCCCTGCTCACCACGTCCGCCGCGAAGCAGGCCACGGGCGTGGCGGCGGTGGCGAAGGCCGCCCAGGAGCAGGCCTCGGTGAGTGAGCAGCTGGGCAGGTCGGTGGAGGACATGCGCGGCCGCGCACGGGAGATCGCCGTGACCACGGCGGAGCAGGCGCGCGCCACGGCCGCCACCGCCCAGGAGGTGCGGGAGGTGGCGGGCCGGCTGGGGCAGCTGGCGCGGCTGAACGGTGAGCAGGTGGAGGGGTTGAGCCACCTGAGCGGCTTGTTGGGCAACACGGAGCCGGCGGCGCCCCGGAGCACGCGGGAGCAGGGCACGTGA
- a CDS encoding HEAT repeat domain-containing protein, with protein sequence MTGSTVRHHPLSLSSDDRARVEEVEQLARQGAASLPVLVDGLDAPSWAVRRAVVSALARLGTPSVEPLCDVLRHRRDNEARIAAAVDALVAATGDVEGPVEVLGDDPNPAIVCDAAQVLGRRRSRRSVPLLSRLIVHPDDNVAVAAIEALGRVGGGAAVDALLSSLGSGNFFRIFPAIDVLGRSGDPTVVPALMALLSDPFYVLEAARALGRTGQEAAVPALVGLLQRGNDAVVRVAAVALVEIHDAQVQRFGGARMVPSVLRSTSTEPHPTGRRMAQVIAGADAGEKTAVARLLGWVGGADAAAGLLKLLDSQDLGVSRAAAAALGELGAEADAQILQSLREGESSRRRVLLPLVGKRSAAVPDVLLCLEDRDATVRALAAETLSRIGDTSAVPALFARLSDEDPRVSQAVVGAIQSLGSETTETLALEAARSSDARQRRAALRIVAYFGYPRGLDALLLAMRDPDERLRDAAIYGLPFIDDPRAVDALLVAASHESERTRATAMRALGQTDKQARITSTLLGGLNDRDPWVRYYACQSLGKLNEEAAADAIVALANDDAGQVRVAVVDALAHMHTESAMAALRRAASSSDADVRRAALLGLGVARRPDALPVLLEAVHSEDPATRLVALSAVAEYDAPETLPALLRAAGDRDDSVRSAAVGFLATRTGTHATQQLVSLLGDVMLREQVVSALALPVEGRLPGLMAALEVADDGTAPLLVAALARMRRADARAALMQSLIGASPAGRRAAAPAVAALGTVEAREALDRAAHRDEDPEVRRACLLALGR encoded by the coding sequence GTGACCGGTTCGACGGTGAGACACCACCCGCTGTCGCTGTCCTCGGACGACCGCGCCCGGGTGGAAGAGGTGGAGCAGCTGGCGCGCCAGGGCGCGGCGAGCCTGCCGGTGCTGGTGGACGGGCTGGACGCGCCGTCGTGGGCCGTGCGCCGCGCGGTGGTGTCCGCGCTGGCGCGCCTGGGCACGCCCTCCGTGGAGCCCCTGTGCGACGTGCTGCGCCACCGCCGGGACAACGAGGCGCGCATCGCCGCGGCGGTGGACGCGCTGGTGGCCGCCACCGGTGACGTGGAGGGGCCGGTGGAGGTGCTGGGGGACGACCCCAACCCGGCCATCGTCTGTGACGCCGCCCAGGTGCTGGGGCGGCGGCGCAGCCGGCGCTCCGTGCCGCTGCTGTCGCGGCTCATCGTCCACCCGGACGACAACGTGGCGGTGGCCGCCATCGAGGCGCTGGGCCGCGTGGGCGGCGGCGCGGCGGTGGACGCGCTCCTGTCCTCGCTGGGCAGCGGCAACTTCTTCCGCATCTTCCCCGCCATCGACGTGCTGGGCCGCTCCGGCGACCCCACCGTCGTGCCGGCGCTGATGGCGCTCCTGTCGGACCCCTTCTACGTCCTGGAGGCGGCGCGCGCGCTGGGGCGCACCGGCCAGGAGGCCGCGGTGCCCGCGCTCGTGGGCCTGCTCCAGCGCGGCAACGACGCGGTGGTGCGCGTGGCGGCGGTGGCGCTGGTGGAAATCCACGACGCGCAGGTGCAGCGCTTCGGCGGCGCGCGCATGGTGCCGTCGGTGCTGCGCTCCACGTCGACGGAGCCGCACCCCACCGGGCGCCGGATGGCCCAGGTCATCGCGGGCGCGGACGCGGGGGAGAAGACCGCGGTGGCGCGCCTCTTGGGCTGGGTGGGCGGCGCGGACGCGGCGGCGGGGCTCCTGAAGCTGCTGGACTCGCAGGACCTGGGCGTGTCGCGCGCGGCCGCGGCGGCCCTGGGAGAGCTGGGCGCGGAGGCGGACGCGCAGATACTGCAGTCGCTGCGCGAGGGTGAAAGCTCGCGCAGGCGGGTGCTGCTGCCGCTGGTGGGCAAGCGCTCCGCGGCGGTGCCGGACGTGCTGTTGTGCCTGGAGGACCGGGACGCGACGGTGCGCGCGCTGGCGGCGGAGACGCTGTCGCGCATTGGTGACACGTCCGCGGTGCCGGCCCTGTTCGCGCGGCTGTCGGACGAGGACCCCCGCGTGTCGCAGGCGGTGGTGGGCGCCATCCAGTCGCTGGGCAGCGAGACGACGGAGACGCTGGCGCTGGAGGCGGCGCGGTCCTCGGACGCGCGCCAGCGGCGGGCGGCGCTGCGCATCGTGGCGTACTTCGGCTATCCGCGCGGCCTGGACGCGCTGCTCCTGGCCATGCGGGACCCGGACGAGCGGCTGCGCGACGCGGCCATCTACGGCCTGCCCTTCATCGACGACCCGCGCGCGGTGGACGCGCTGCTGGTCGCGGCGAGCCACGAGTCGGAGCGCACGCGCGCCACCGCCATGCGCGCGCTGGGCCAGACGGACAAGCAGGCGCGCATCACCTCCACGCTGCTGGGCGGCCTGAACGACCGCGACCCGTGGGTGCGCTACTACGCGTGCCAGTCGCTGGGGAAGCTCAACGAGGAGGCCGCCGCGGACGCCATCGTCGCGCTGGCCAACGACGACGCGGGCCAGGTGCGCGTGGCGGTGGTGGACGCGCTGGCGCACATGCACACGGAGAGCGCCATGGCGGCGCTGCGCCGGGCGGCCTCGTCCTCGGACGCGGACGTGCGCCGCGCGGCGCTGCTGGGGCTGGGCGTGGCGCGGCGGCCGGACGCGCTGCCGGTGCTGCTGGAGGCGGTGCACTCGGAGGACCCGGCCACGCGGCTGGTCGCCCTGTCCGCGGTCGCGGAGTACGACGCGCCGGAGACATTGCCCGCGCTCTTGCGCGCCGCCGGGGACCGGGACGACAGCGTGCGCAGCGCGGCGGTGGGCTTCCTGGCCACGCGCACGGGCACGCACGCGACGCAGCAGCTGGTGTCGCTGCTGGGGGACGTGATGCTGCGCGAGCAGGTGGTGTCCGCGCTGGCGCTGCCGGTGGAGGGACGGCTGCCCGGGCTGATGGCGGCGCTGGAGGTGGCGGACGACGGGACGGCGCCCCTGCTGGTGGCGGCGCTGGCGCGCATGCGCCGGGCGGACGCGAGGGCGGCGCTGATGCAGTCGCTCATCGGCGCGAGCCCCGCTGGCCGCCGCGCGGCGGCCCCCGCGGTGGCGGCGCTGGGCACGGTGGAGGCGCGCGAGGCGCTGGACCGGGCGGCCCACCGCGACGAGGACCCCGAAGTGCGCCGCGCCTGCCTCCTGGCCCTGGGCCGCTGA
- a CDS encoding CheR family methyltransferase, giving the protein MSTLPLSPQVLAILAMLIEQRSGLHYGPEDRELLAEKLSVRALDAGFDSLLDYYYFLRYDPKGPETLDGLVEALLVHETYFFREPQAMEVLVDEVLVPAVKAGRKPRVWCAACATGEEPLTLAMMLDSRGVLGDVSILATDLSARALERARTGEHNLRCMRALPPGVVGRWLDVVDGRPRVRPELMARVEWRQLNLVDTAGYPEPGSCEAILCRNVLIYFQDDTARRVVDGLTGALRPGGHLLVGTSESLMRFGTALRCEERRGAFFYSKADA; this is encoded by the coding sequence ATGAGCACGCTGCCGCTGTCCCCGCAGGTCCTGGCCATCCTGGCCATGCTCATCGAGCAGCGCTCGGGCCTGCACTACGGGCCCGAGGACCGGGAGCTGCTGGCGGAGAAGCTGTCCGTCCGCGCGCTGGATGCCGGGTTCGACTCGCTGCTCGACTACTACTACTTCCTTCGCTACGACCCGAAGGGCCCGGAGACGCTGGACGGGCTGGTGGAGGCGCTGCTCGTCCACGAGACGTACTTCTTCCGCGAGCCCCAGGCGATGGAGGTGCTGGTGGACGAGGTGCTCGTGCCCGCGGTCAAGGCCGGCCGCAAGCCCCGGGTGTGGTGCGCGGCGTGCGCCACCGGCGAGGAGCCGCTCACGCTGGCCATGATGCTGGACTCGCGGGGCGTGCTGGGGGACGTGTCCATCCTGGCCACGGACCTGAGCGCCCGGGCGCTGGAGCGCGCGCGGACGGGGGAGCACAACCTGCGCTGCATGCGCGCGCTGCCCCCGGGCGTGGTGGGGCGCTGGCTGGACGTGGTGGACGGGCGCCCCCGCGTGCGGCCGGAGCTGATGGCGCGCGTGGAGTGGCGGCAGCTCAACCTGGTGGACACGGCGGGCTACCCGGAGCCGGGGAGCTGCGAGGCCATCCTCTGCCGCAACGTGCTCATCTACTTCCAGGACGACACCGCGCGCCGCGTGGTGGATGGCCTCACCGGGGCGCTGCGGCCCGGCGGGCACCTGTTGGTGGGCACGTCCGAGTCCCTGATGCGCTTTGGCACGGCGCTGCGCTGCGAGGAGCGCCGCGGGGCGTTCTTCTACAGCAAGGCGGACGCATGA
- the cheB gene encoding chemotaxis-specific protein-glutamate methyltransferase CheB, producing MTLRVLVVDDSAFARKVLRKVLSDAEGVEVVGTARDGLDALERVAELKPDVITLDLVMPALDGTGFLRALSGMPDAPRVVVVSSAGTDSELAVAALQAGAVDLVHKPTALATDRLYELGAELVEKVRVAGRAVPRYANELKAARDAPPARVLPATSPKLLAVGTSTGGPQALTRLLSALPRDFPAPVVLALHIPAGYTEAVAKRLDSQSALEVVEASDGLELVPGRAVLARAGYHLKVARHGALNLVRLDRHPLGTPHHPSVDVLFQSVAEVWGRDALGLVLTGMGEDGLQGARALRAAGGVVLTEAESSCVVYGMPRAVAEAGLSNGSAPLDDLVPLISRFV from the coding sequence ATGACGTTGCGCGTGCTGGTGGTGGACGACTCCGCGTTCGCGCGCAAGGTGCTGCGCAAGGTGCTGTCGGACGCGGAAGGGGTGGAGGTGGTGGGCACCGCGCGCGACGGGCTGGACGCGCTGGAGCGGGTGGCGGAGCTCAAGCCGGACGTCATCACCCTGGACCTGGTGATGCCGGCGCTGGACGGGACGGGCTTCCTGCGCGCGCTGTCCGGCATGCCGGACGCGCCCCGGGTGGTGGTGGTGAGCAGCGCGGGCACGGACAGCGAGCTGGCGGTGGCCGCGCTCCAGGCGGGCGCGGTGGACCTGGTGCACAAGCCCACGGCGCTGGCCACCGACCGGCTCTACGAGCTGGGCGCGGAGCTGGTGGAGAAGGTGCGCGTCGCCGGCCGCGCGGTGCCGCGCTACGCGAACGAGCTGAAGGCCGCCAGGGACGCCCCGCCCGCGCGGGTGCTGCCCGCCACCTCCCCGAAGCTGCTGGCGGTGGGCACGTCCACGGGCGGGCCGCAGGCGCTGACGCGGCTCTTGTCGGCGCTGCCCCGGGACTTCCCGGCGCCGGTGGTGCTCGCGCTGCACATCCCCGCCGGCTACACGGAGGCCGTGGCGAAGCGGCTGGACTCGCAGAGCGCGCTGGAGGTGGTGGAGGCCAGCGACGGCCTGGAGCTGGTGCCGGGCCGCGCGGTGCTGGCGCGCGCGGGGTACCACCTGAAGGTGGCGCGGCACGGGGCGCTGAACCTGGTGCGCCTGGACCGCCATCCGCTGGGCACCCCGCACCACCCCTCCGTGGACGTGCTCTTCCAGAGCGTGGCGGAGGTCTGGGGCAGGGACGCCCTGGGGCTGGTGCTCACCGGCATGGGCGAGGACGGGCTCCAGGGCGCGCGGGCCCTGCGCGCCGCGGGCGGCGTGGTGCTCACGGAGGCGGAGTCCTCCTGCGTGGTGTACGGCATGCCGCGCGCGGTGGCGGAGGCCGGCCTGTCCAACGGCAGCGCGCCGCTGGACGACCTGGTGCCGCTCATCTCCCGCTTCGTCTGA
- a CDS encoding sensor histidine kinase, with translation MAHAPARPRSRPSAPSSTEAPGPGLLALLEGLPEAFLGVDEGWRIRYLSPRMRELLGARVQTGDDLRKKVADVLGLGPHLRLDAPATAQPAAARYEHRWHEGGFCFEVSTRPVDGGLLVHCRDITHEFQARNELQRVGQLFQAVMEGTTDAIYIKDMEGRYQVINSAGARALGRTVSEVRGHTDAELFPAGEAQANLKHDRDVLKAGAPLTYEDAQQDPCGDVRVWLSTKGPLRDPEGNVFGLFGISRDITQRKWAEEEVRRHAEFQEHLMGIISHDIRSPLGAIMNWSRVLAAGGPAEETARTSRRIATAAVRIERLTRLLLDFTRARLVGGVVIEPRGSDTQELLAKVAHEFRVAFPQRDIVVEHKGNTQGHWDPDRLAQVVSNLVENALKYSPADAPVRLATRGLRNKVVVTVHNQGRPIPEATLPHLFEPFRQGPQQTRTLKMSYGLGLYIVREIVHAHGGTIDVTSTEDDGTTFTVTLPRRAPPRKGPPPEPPHPPAHRP, from the coding sequence ATGGCCCACGCTCCCGCCCGCCCGCGCTCCCGTCCCTCCGCCCCGTCCTCGACGGAGGCGCCCGGCCCGGGCCTGCTCGCGCTGCTGGAGGGGCTGCCGGAGGCCTTCCTCGGCGTGGACGAGGGCTGGCGCATCCGCTACCTGAGCCCGCGCATGCGCGAGCTCTTGGGGGCCCGCGTCCAGACCGGGGACGACCTGCGCAAGAAGGTGGCGGACGTGCTGGGCCTGGGCCCCCACTTGCGCCTGGACGCGCCCGCCACCGCGCAGCCGGCCGCCGCGCGCTACGAGCACCGCTGGCACGAGGGCGGCTTCTGCTTCGAGGTGAGCACCCGCCCGGTGGACGGCGGCCTCCTGGTGCACTGCCGCGACATCACCCACGAGTTCCAGGCCCGCAACGAGTTGCAGCGCGTGGGCCAGCTCTTCCAGGCGGTGATGGAGGGCACCACCGACGCCATCTACATCAAGGACATGGAGGGCCGTTACCAGGTCATCAACTCCGCGGGCGCGCGCGCCCTGGGCCGCACCGTGTCCGAGGTGCGCGGGCACACGGACGCGGAGCTGTTCCCGGCCGGGGAGGCCCAGGCCAACCTGAAGCACGACCGGGACGTGCTCAAGGCGGGCGCCCCCCTCACCTACGAGGACGCGCAGCAGGACCCCTGCGGGGACGTGCGCGTGTGGCTGTCCACCAAGGGCCCGCTGCGCGACCCGGAAGGCAACGTGTTCGGCCTGTTCGGCATCAGCCGCGACATCACCCAGCGCAAGTGGGCGGAAGAGGAGGTGCGCCGGCACGCGGAGTTCCAGGAGCACCTCATGGGCATCATCAGCCATGACATCCGCAGCCCGCTGGGCGCCATCATGAACTGGTCGCGCGTGCTGGCGGCCGGGGGCCCCGCGGAGGAGACGGCGCGCACCAGCCGGCGCATCGCCACCGCGGCGGTGCGCATCGAGCGGCTGACGCGCCTCTTGCTGGACTTCACCCGCGCCCGGCTGGTGGGCGGCGTGGTGATTGAGCCGCGCGGTTCGGACACGCAGGAGCTGCTGGCCAAGGTGGCGCACGAGTTCCGCGTGGCCTTCCCGCAGCGCGACATCGTCGTGGAGCACAAGGGCAACACGCAGGGGCACTGGGACCCGGACCGGCTGGCGCAGGTGGTGTCCAACCTGGTGGAGAACGCGCTCAAGTACAGCCCGGCGGACGCGCCCGTGCGCCTGGCCACGCGCGGCCTGCGCAACAAGGTGGTGGTGACGGTCCACAACCAGGGCCGCCCCATCCCGGAGGCCACCCTGCCCCACCTCTTCGAGCCCTTCCGCCAGGGCCCGCAGCAGACGCGCACGCTGAAGATGAGCTACGGCCTGGGGCTCTACATCGTGCGCGAAATCGTGCACGCCCACGGCGGCACCATCGACGTCACCTCCACCGAGGACGACGGCACCACCTTCACCGTCACGCTGCCGCGCCGCGCGCCGCCCCGGAAGGGCCCGCCGCCCGAGCCGCCGCATCCCCCCGCGCACCGCCCCTGA
- a CDS encoding sigma-54-dependent transcriptional regulator, with translation MPGRILIVEDEREMRAMVEKGLQRRGFQPVAVAAADEALQRLSGEDFDTVLTDLRMPGMDGLALCERIVLNRPDIPVVVVTAFGSLETAVAAIRAGAYDFITKPIDLDALVLVLERAVQHRALRAEVRRLREALDQRQDDGALVGESPALKQAYALIDRVADVDATVLITGESGTGKEVAARALHARGRRKEGPFVAINCAAMPEQLLESELFGHAKGAFTDAKASRTGLFIKANGGTLFLDEVGELPMTLQPKLLRALQERVVRPVGGDTEMPFDARIVAATNRDLELAVEEDRFREDLYYRLNVIGLELPPLRARGNDVLLLSQRFVEQFATRTGKKVVGLSPAAAQRLLAYGWPGNVRELQNCIERAVALTSFEQLTVDDLPERIRNYSTPRVVPENTDASELVTLEELERRYIHRVLEAVGGSRTLAARILGVDRKTLYRKLERGDAEAKELREAKKP, from the coding sequence ATGCCAGGCCGCATCCTGATTGTCGAAGACGAGCGCGAGATGCGCGCCATGGTGGAGAAGGGCCTCCAGCGCCGGGGCTTCCAGCCCGTGGCCGTGGCCGCCGCGGACGAGGCCCTCCAGCGGCTGTCCGGCGAGGACTTCGACACCGTCCTCACCGACCTGCGCATGCCGGGCATGGACGGCCTGGCGCTGTGCGAGCGCATCGTGCTCAACCGGCCGGACATCCCCGTGGTGGTGGTGACGGCCTTCGGCAGCCTGGAGACGGCGGTGGCCGCCATCCGCGCGGGCGCCTACGACTTCATCACCAAGCCCATCGACCTGGACGCGCTGGTGCTGGTGCTGGAGCGCGCCGTGCAACACCGCGCCCTGCGCGCGGAGGTGCGCCGGCTGCGCGAGGCCCTGGACCAGCGCCAGGACGACGGCGCGCTCGTGGGGGAGAGCCCCGCGCTCAAGCAGGCGTACGCGCTCATCGACCGCGTGGCGGACGTGGACGCCACGGTGCTGATTACAGGGGAGAGCGGCACCGGCAAGGAGGTGGCCGCGAGAGCCCTCCACGCCCGGGGCCGGCGCAAGGAGGGGCCCTTCGTGGCCATCAACTGCGCGGCCATGCCGGAGCAGCTGCTGGAGAGCGAGCTGTTCGGCCACGCGAAGGGCGCCTTCACCGACGCGAAGGCCTCCCGCACGGGCCTGTTCATCAAGGCGAACGGCGGCACGCTGTTCCTGGATGAGGTGGGCGAATTGCCCATGACGCTCCAGCCGAAGCTGCTGCGCGCGCTGCAGGAGCGCGTGGTGCGCCCGGTGGGCGGGGACACGGAGATGCCGTTCGACGCGCGCATCGTCGCGGCCACCAACCGCGACCTGGAGCTGGCGGTGGAGGAGGACCGCTTCCGCGAGGACCTCTACTACCGGCTCAACGTCATTGGCCTGGAGCTGCCCCCGCTGCGCGCGCGCGGCAACGACGTGCTGCTGCTGTCGCAGCGCTTCGTGGAGCAGTTCGCGACCCGCACGGGCAAGAAGGTGGTGGGGCTGTCCCCCGCGGCGGCGCAGCGCCTGCTGGCCTACGGGTGGCCGGGCAACGTGCGCGAACTGCAGAACTGCATCGAGCGCGCCGTGGCGCTCACGTCCTTCGAGCAGCTCACGGTGGACGACCTGCCGGAGCGCATCCGCAACTACAGCACGCCGCGCGTGGTGCCGGAGAACACGGACGCGTCGGAGCTGGTGACGCTGGAGGAGCTGGAGCGCCGCTACATCCACCGCGTGCTGGAGGCCGTGGGCGGCAGCCGCACGCTCGCCGCGCGCATCCTGGGCGTGGACCGCAAGACGCTCTACCGCAAGCTGGAGCGCGGCGACGCCGAGGCCAAGGAGCTCCGGGAGGCAAAAAAACCCTGA